In Streptomyces puniciscabiei, a single genomic region encodes these proteins:
- a CDS encoding DNA-directed RNA polymerase subunit beta', producing the protein MLDVNFFDELRIGLATADDIRQWSHGEVKKPETINYRTLKPEKDGLFCEKIFGPTRDWECYCGKYKRVRFKGIICERCGVEVTRAKVRRERMGHIELAAPVTHIWYFKGVPSRLGYLLDLAPKDLEKVIYFAAYMITYVDEERRTRDLPSLEAHVSVERQQIENRRDADLEARAKKLESDLAELEAEGAKADVRRKVREGAEREMKQLRDRAQREIDRLDEVWNRFKNLKVQDLEGDELLYRELRDRFGTYFDGSMGAAALQKRLESFDLEEEAEKLREIIRTGKGQKKTRALKRLKVVSAFLQTSNSPKGMVLDCVPVIPPDLRPMVQLDGGRFATSDLNDLYRRVINRNNRLKRLLDLGAPEIIVNNEKRMLQEAVDALFDNGRRGRPVTGPGNRPLKSLSDMLKGKQGRFRQNLLGKRVDYSARSVIVVGPQLKLHQCGLPKAMALELFKPFVMKRLVDLNHAQNIKSAKRMVERGRTVVYDVLEEVIAEHPVLLNRAPTLHRLGIQAFEPQLVEGKAIQIHPLVCTAFNADFDGDQMAVHLPLSAEAQAEARILMLSSNNILKPADGRPVTMPTQDMVLGLFFLTTDGEMRDVKGEGRSFASVAEAIMAFDAGELSLQSRVDIRFPVGTIPPRGWTPPAREEGEPEWQQGDSFRLNTTLGRALFNELLPEDYPFVDYEVGKKQLSEIVNDLAERYPKVIVAATLDNLKAAGFYWATRSGVTVAISDVVVPEAKKEIVRGYEAQDEKVQKQYERGLITKDERTQELIAIWTKATNEVAEAMNENFPKTNPIFMMVNSGARGNMMQMRQIAGMRGLVSNAKNETIPRPIKASFREGLSVLEYFISTHGARKGLADTALRTADSGYLTRRLVDVSQDVIIREEDCGTERGLKLHIAERGADGVLRKAGNVETSVYARCLAEDIVVDGKVLAPAGTDLGDVLIDELVKHGVEEVKTRSVLTCESAVGTCAMCYGRSLATGKLVDIGEAVGIIAAQSIGEPGTQLTMRTFHTGGVAGDDITQGLPRVVELFEARTPKGVAPISEASGRVRIEETEKTKKIVVTPDDGSDETAYPISKRAKVLVSEGEHVEVGQQLTVGATNPHDVLRILGQRAVQVHLVGEVQKVYNSQGVSIHDKHIEIIIRQMLRRVTIIESGDAELLPGELVERSKFETENRRVVQEGGHPASGRPQLMGITKASLATESWLSAASFQETTRVLTDAAINAKSDSLIGLKENVIIGKLIPAGTGLSRYRNIRVEPTEEAKAAMYSAVGYDDIDYSPFGTGSGQAVPLEDYDYGPYNQ; encoded by the coding sequence GTGCTCGACGTCAACTTCTTCGACGAGCTCCGGATCGGCCTGGCCACCGCTGACGACATCCGTCAGTGGAGCCACGGCGAGGTCAAGAAGCCCGAGACCATCAACTACCGCACCCTGAAGCCCGAAAAGGACGGACTCTTCTGCGAGAAGATCTTCGGTCCGACCCGGGACTGGGAGTGCTACTGCGGCAAGTACAAGCGCGTCCGCTTCAAGGGCATCATCTGCGAGCGCTGTGGCGTCGAGGTCACGCGCGCCAAGGTGCGCCGTGAGCGGATGGGCCACATCGAGCTGGCCGCGCCCGTCACGCACATCTGGTACTTCAAGGGTGTTCCGTCGCGCCTCGGCTACCTGCTGGACCTGGCGCCGAAGGACCTCGAGAAGGTCATCTACTTCGCCGCGTACATGATCACGTACGTCGACGAGGAGCGCCGTACCCGCGACCTGCCCTCCCTGGAGGCGCACGTCTCGGTCGAGCGCCAGCAGATCGAGAACCGCCGGGACGCCGACCTGGAGGCCCGCGCCAAGAAGCTCGAGTCCGACCTGGCCGAGCTGGAGGCCGAGGGCGCCAAGGCCGACGTGCGCCGCAAGGTGCGCGAGGGTGCCGAGCGCGAGATGAAGCAGCTGCGCGACCGCGCGCAGCGCGAGATCGACCGCCTCGACGAGGTGTGGAACCGGTTCAAGAACCTCAAGGTCCAGGACCTGGAGGGCGACGAGCTGCTCTACCGCGAGCTGCGTGACCGCTTCGGCACGTACTTCGACGGCTCGATGGGTGCCGCGGCGCTGCAGAAGCGTCTGGAGTCCTTCGACCTCGAGGAGGAGGCCGAGAAGCTCCGCGAGATCATCCGCACCGGCAAGGGCCAGAAGAAGACCCGTGCCCTCAAGCGGCTCAAGGTCGTCTCCGCGTTCCTGCAGACGTCCAACAGCCCCAAGGGCATGGTCCTGGACTGCGTCCCGGTCATCCCGCCGGACCTGCGTCCGATGGTGCAGCTGGACGGTGGCCGCTTCGCGACCTCCGACCTGAACGACCTGTACCGCCGTGTCATCAACCGCAACAACCGTCTGAAGAGGCTCCTGGACCTCGGTGCCCCGGAGATCATCGTCAACAACGAGAAGCGCATGCTTCAGGAGGCTGTTGACGCCCTCTTCGACAACGGCCGTCGCGGCCGCCCGGTGACCGGCCCCGGCAACCGCCCGCTGAAGTCCCTCAGCGACATGCTGAAGGGCAAGCAGGGCCGCTTCCGTCAGAACCTGCTCGGTAAGCGTGTCGACTACTCGGCGCGTTCCGTGATCGTCGTCGGTCCGCAGCTCAAGCTGCACCAGTGCGGTCTGCCGAAGGCGATGGCGCTGGAGCTGTTCAAGCCGTTCGTGATGAAGCGCCTGGTCGACCTGAACCACGCGCAGAACATCAAGAGCGCCAAGCGCATGGTGGAGCGCGGCCGCACGGTCGTGTACGACGTCCTCGAAGAGGTCATCGCCGAGCACCCGGTCCTGCTGAACCGTGCTCCCACCCTGCACCGCCTCGGCATCCAGGCCTTCGAGCCGCAGCTGGTCGAGGGCAAGGCCATCCAGATCCACCCGCTCGTCTGCACCGCGTTCAACGCGGACTTCGACGGTGACCAGATGGCCGTGCACCTGCCGCTGTCCGCGGAGGCGCAGGCCGAGGCCCGCATCCTGATGCTGTCCTCGAACAACATCCTCAAGCCGGCCGACGGCCGTCCGGTGACGATGCCGACCCAGGACATGGTCCTCGGTCTGTTCTTCCTCACCACCGACGGCGAGATGCGTGACGTCAAGGGCGAGGGCCGCTCGTTCGCGTCCGTGGCCGAGGCGATCATGGCGTTCGACGCCGGCGAGCTGTCGCTGCAGTCGCGCGTGGACATCCGCTTCCCGGTGGGCACCATCCCGCCGCGCGGCTGGACCCCGCCGGCGCGCGAGGAGGGCGAGCCGGAGTGGCAGCAGGGTGACAGCTTCCGGCTGAACACCACGCTGGGCCGTGCGCTCTTCAACGAGCTGCTGCCCGAGGACTACCCGTTCGTCGACTACGAGGTCGGCAAGAAGCAGCTCTCCGAGATCGTCAACGACCTCGCCGAGCGCTACCCGAAGGTCATCGTGGCGGCGACGCTCGACAACCTGAAGGCGGCCGGCTTCTACTGGGCGACCCGTTCCGGCGTCACCGTGGCCATCTCCGACGTCGTCGTGCCCGAGGCGAAGAAGGAGATCGTCCGCGGCTACGAGGCGCAGGACGAGAAGGTCCAGAAGCAGTACGAGCGCGGTCTGATCACCAAGGACGAGCGCACGCAGGAGCTCATCGCGATCTGGACCAAGGCGACCAACGAGGTCGCCGAGGCGATGAACGAGAACTTCCCGAAGACCAACCCGATCTTCATGATGGTGAACTCGGGTGCACGAGGCAACATGATGCAGATGCGTCAGATTGCCGGTATGCGTGGTCTGGTGTCGAACGCGAAGAACGAGACGATCCCGCGTCCGATCAAGGCGTCGTTCCGTGAGGGTCTGTCCGTGCTGGAGTACTTCATCTCCACGCACGGTGCCCGTAAGGGTCTGGCGGACACCGCCCTGCGTACCGCCGACTCGGGTTACCTCACCCGTCGTCTGGTCGACGTCTCCCAGGACGTCATCATCCGCGAGGAGGACTGCGGCACCGAGCGTGGCCTCAAGCTCCACATCGCGGAGCGCGGTGCGGACGGCGTGCTGCGCAAGGCGGGCAACGTCGAGACGTCCGTGTACGCGCGCTGCCTCGCCGAGGACATCGTCGTCGACGGCAAGGTGCTGGCCCCGGCCGGTACCGACCTCGGTGACGTGCTCATCGACGAGCTGGTCAAGCACGGCGTCGAGGAGGTCAAGACCCGCTCGGTCCTGACCTGCGAGTCCGCCGTCGGCACCTGCGCGATGTGCTACGGCCGTTCGCTGGCCACCGGCAAGCTGGTCGACATCGGTGAGGCGGTCGGCATCATCGCCGCCCAGTCCATCGGTGAGCCCGGCACCCAGCTGACGATGCGTACCTTCCACACCGGTGGTGTGGCCGGTGACGACATCACCCAGGGTCTGCCGCGTGTCGTCGAGCTCTTCGAGGCCCGTACCCCGAAGGGTGTCGCCCCGATCTCCGAGGCCTCCGGCCGCGTGCGGATCGAGGAGACCGAGAAGACCAAGAAGATCGTCGTCACCCCGGACGACGGCAGCGACGAGACGGCGTACCCGATCTCGAAGCGTGCCAAGGTCCTGGTCAGCGAGGGCGAGCACGTCGAGGTGGGCCAGCAGCTCACCGTGGGTGCCACCAACCCGCACGACGTGCTGCGCATCCTGGGCCAGCGTGCCGTCCAGGTCCACCTGGTCGGCGAGGTCCAGAAGGTCTACAACTCGCAGGGTGTGTCGATCCACGACAAGCACATCGAGATCATCATCCGGCAGATGCTCCGCCGTGTGACGATCATCGAGTCCGGCGACGCCGAGCTGCTGCCCGGCGAGCTGGTCGAGCGCTCGAAGTTCGAGACCGAGAACCGTCGTGTGGTCCAGGAGGGCGGTCACCCGGCCTCGGGTCGTCCGCAGCTGATGGGTATCACCAAGGCCTCGCTGGCGACGGAGTCCTGGCTGTCGGCCGCCTCCTTCCAGGAGACGACCCGAGTCCTGACGGACGCGGCGATCAACGCCAAGTCCGACAGCCTCATCGGCCTCAAGGAGAACGTCATCATCGGTAAGCTCATCCCGGCCGGTACGGGCCTGTCCCGCTACCGCAACATCCGGGTCGAGCCGACCGAGGAGGCCAAGGCCGCGATGTACTCGGCCGTCGGCTACGACGACATCGACTACTCGCCGTTCGGCACCGGCTCCGGCCAGGCCGTTCCGCTGGAGGACTACGACTACGGTCCGTACAACCAGTAA
- a CDS encoding Pycsar system effector family protein, protein MTATDPAPPGAPDAPDVPAAAARLCERLLAETRSEIAHADNKASVLVAALGMTAGVFSGLVAGRKWTPSALSAAGTAVWWAGALSLLLSLFALLLAVLPRYQLGTWTPGEPLSYFGDIQQAVRQGRLDTALADTEQHPMAGLARALTENSRIAARKHQWIRTGLCAFCAGTVLLPASLLIG, encoded by the coding sequence GTGACGGCCACGGACCCGGCTCCCCCCGGCGCACCGGACGCCCCGGACGTCCCCGCCGCTGCCGCGCGGCTGTGCGAGCGGCTGCTCGCGGAGACACGCAGCGAGATCGCCCACGCCGACAACAAGGCCTCCGTCCTGGTCGCCGCGCTCGGGATGACCGCCGGTGTGTTCAGCGGTCTGGTCGCAGGGCGGAAGTGGACCCCGTCCGCCCTGTCCGCGGCCGGCACCGCCGTGTGGTGGGCCGGGGCTCTGTCGCTCCTGCTCTCGCTGTTCGCCCTGCTGCTCGCCGTACTGCCCCGCTACCAGCTGGGCACGTGGACGCCCGGGGAACCGCTGTCGTACTTCGGTGACATCCAACAGGCCGTCCGACAGGGCCGGTTGGACACCGCTCTCGCCGACACCGAGCAGCACCCCATGGCCGGGCTGGCCCGTGCCCTGACCGAGAACAGCCGGATCGCCGCACGCAAGCACCAGTGGATCCGCACCGGGCTCTGCGCCTTCTGCGCCGGCACGGTCCTGCTGCCCGCATCCCTGCTGATCGGCTGA
- a CDS encoding M48 family metalloprotease — protein MTQPQPRPQDRPEPPARPHPEPAPPYPHTAPPYPQSTPSQQATAAAYPHTAPQYPQTAPQDPQTAPQYPQAAPAYPQAAPIPPQYPAAPAPEPLPPAPAQHPHHIDTDRGRVFLSAEQRRTDATAVGNLLLHVPNFLCSLFVVALVSLFFGGLGIVVILAWLASGALVFHRPTESALARHVLRLRYPTPQERAKLEPVWREVTARAGIEGRNYELWVEDSDALNAVAAAGHIVGVTRFAMNGLPNGELAAVMAHELGHHVGGHAWSSLLGYWYALPGRVAWRVLKASFGFMFKVSRAFGCFGVGFLVLFAGGIALATITSFFGLPLLILAVPYALAAVGRRAELRADEHAAGLGFAPMLAAVLDKLHQQEQWQQAQQAAQNGGRPVEESALARLLSSHPDHYTRLHHLQPYLRPQGQ, from the coding sequence ATGACCCAGCCACAGCCCAGGCCCCAGGACCGCCCCGAGCCACCCGCCCGCCCACACCCCGAGCCGGCCCCGCCGTACCCGCACACGGCACCGCCCTACCCGCAGTCCACCCCTTCCCAGCAGGCCACCGCTGCCGCGTATCCCCACACAGCTCCGCAGTATCCCCAGACGGCACCACAGGATCCCCAGACGGCACCGCAGTACCCACAAGCGGCACCCGCGTACCCGCAGGCAGCGCCCATACCGCCGCAGTACCCGGCGGCGCCTGCGCCGGAGCCCCTGCCCCCGGCCCCCGCCCAGCACCCGCACCACATCGACACCGACCGGGGGCGGGTCTTCCTCTCCGCCGAGCAGCGGCGGACGGACGCCACGGCCGTGGGGAACCTCCTGCTGCACGTGCCCAACTTCCTGTGCAGCCTCTTCGTCGTCGCCCTGGTCTCGCTGTTCTTCGGCGGCCTGGGCATCGTCGTCATACTCGCCTGGCTCGCCAGCGGCGCACTCGTGTTCCACCGGCCCACAGAAAGCGCCCTCGCGCGCCATGTGCTCCGTCTGCGCTACCCCACTCCACAAGAACGCGCCAAACTCGAACCGGTCTGGCGGGAGGTCACGGCCCGCGCCGGCATCGAGGGCCGTAACTACGAGCTGTGGGTGGAGGACAGCGACGCCCTGAACGCGGTCGCGGCCGCCGGACACATCGTCGGCGTCACCCGCTTCGCCATGAACGGGCTGCCCAACGGCGAACTGGCCGCCGTCATGGCGCACGAGCTGGGCCACCACGTCGGCGGCCACGCCTGGTCCTCGCTGCTCGGCTACTGGTACGCCCTGCCCGGCCGGGTGGCCTGGCGGGTGCTGAAGGCGTCCTTCGGCTTCATGTTCAAGGTGTCGCGTGCCTTCGGCTGCTTCGGCGTCGGCTTTCTGGTGCTGTTCGCCGGCGGGATCGCCCTGGCCACGATCACCAGCTTCTTCGGTTTGCCGCTGCTGATCCTGGCCGTACCGTACGCGCTGGCCGCCGTGGGCCGCCGTGCCGAGCTGCGGGCCGACGAGCACGCCGCCGGGCTCGGCTTCGCCCCCATGCTGGCGGCCGTACTCGACAAGCTGCACCAGCAGGAGCAGTGGCAGCAGGCCCAGCAGGCCGCTCAGAACGGCGGGCGTCCCGTCGAGGAGAGCGCACTGGCCCGGCTGCTGTCGTCCCATCCGGACCACTACACCCGGCTGCACCACCTGCAGCCGTATCTGCGGCCGCAGGGGCAGTAG